In Patagioenas fasciata isolate bPatFas1 chromosome 2, bPatFas1.hap1, whole genome shotgun sequence, a single window of DNA contains:
- the SLA gene encoding src-like-adapter yields the protein MGNTVKTPKTSEETNVQSQTGQESDFLAVLYDYPSADISQPIFHVGEKLRVLSDEGGWWRVHSLTTGRENYIPGKYVAKVYHGWLFEGLGREKAEELLQLPNTKVGSFMIRESETRKGLYSLSVRHRQVKHYRIFRLPNNWYYISPRQTFQCLEDLVNHYSEVADGLCCVLTTPCLTQSTNNNTVMNQIPPVVMRNKNFNWRNIHRLEVTEDTESALAAMDDSCLSYGLRESIASYLSLTGDDNTSFASARKKKAQSLIYTGTKHKSTLHLPPTYYED from the exons ATGGGAAATACTGTGAAAACGCCAAAAACCTCTGAAGAAACAAATGTGCAGAGCCAAACGG GTCAGGAGAGTGATTTCCTTGCTGTCCTCTATGACTATCCCTCAGCAGACATAAGCCAACCTATATTTCATGTAGGGGAAAAACTACGTGTGCTATCAGa TGAAGGAGGCTGGTGGAGAGTCCATTCCCTGACAACCGGGCGAGAAAACTATATTCCAGGAAAATATGTAGCAAAGGTTTACCACGG CTGGTTATTTGAAGGACTGGGAAGAGAAAAAGCAGAGGAACTTTTACAGCTACCCAACACCAAGGTCGGCTCCTTCATGATCAGAGAGAGCGAAACTAGGAAAG GGTTATATTCTTTGTCGGTGCGACACAGGCAAGTGAAACATTACAGGATCTTCCGCCTTCCCAATAACTGGTATTACATCTCTCCACGGCAAACCTTTCAGTGCCTTGAAGACCTTGTGAATCACTACTCAG AAGTTGCTGATGGTCTCTGCTGTGTCCTTACAACACCTTGTCTTACCCAGAGCACTAACAACAACACCGTCATGAATCAAATTCCTCCTGTGGTGATGCGGAATAAAAACTTCAACTGGAGAAACATTCACAG gCTGGAGGTAACTGAAGATACTGAAAGTGCCCTGGCAGCAATGGATGATTCTTGTCTCAGCTATGGCCTGAGGGAAAGTATTGCTTCCTACCTCTCCTTAACAGGGGATGACAACACTTCTTTTGCAAGTGCCAGAAAGAAGAAAGCCCAATCTCTCATATACACAGGGACCAAACATAAGAGTACCCTTCACTTGCCACCTACATATTATGAAGATTAA